Proteins from a genomic interval of Lathamus discolor isolate bLatDis1 chromosome 19, bLatDis1.hap1, whole genome shotgun sequence:
- the PPIL1 gene encoding peptidyl-prolyl cis-trans isomerase-like 1: MAAVPPDSWQPPTVSMETTMGPLVLELYWKHAPRTCRNFAELCRRGYYNGTKFHRVIKDFMVQGGDPTGTGRGGASIYGKHFEDELHPELKFTGAGILAMANAGPDTNGSQFFLTLAPAQWLDGKHSIFGRVSQGMAVLARLAMVDTNAQDRPLDDVKVIKAFPSG, encoded by the exons ATGGCCGCCGTCCCTCCTGACTCCTGGCAACCGCCCACCGTCTCCATGGAGACCAC GATGGGCCCGCTGGTGCTGGAGCTGTACTGGAAGCACGCGCCCCGCACGTGCAGGAACTTCGCGGAGCTCTGCCGCCGAGGCTACTACAACGGCACCAAGTTCCACCGCGTCATCAAGGACTTCATGGTGCAGGGGGGGGACCCCACTGGCACCG GCCGTGGTGGTGCCTCCATCTATGGGAAGCACTTTGAGGATGAGCTGCACCCGGAGCTCAAGTTCACCG GCGCAGGGATCCTGGCAATGGCCAACGCGGGGCCGGACACCAACGGGAGCCAGTTCTTCCTGACGCTGGCCCCGGCGCAGTGGCTGGACGGGAAGCACAGCATCTTTGGCCGGGTGAGCCAGGGCATGGCGGTGCTGGCGCGCCTCGCCATGGTGGACACCAACGCGCAGGACCGGCCCCTCGACGACGTCAAAGTCATCAAGGCTTTTCCATCGGGATAA